One window of Candidatus Hydrothermales bacterium genomic DNA carries:
- the lptC gene encoding LPS export ABC transporter periplasmic protein LptC — protein MDKRKTLAMDTHTSKILITFLAIFLLYCEEKKVKEIKLVENLEETKKVKIVEYKEKEKTFELYSEDIITKENVIRAKDVEIVVYNKGLKTLLIKSNFAIYREKEGILILEDNVKIWNSEGDTLWAKEIIYDYEKGIIKSNSPCELFQKGKLIKGEGFESKKPFKKIKILGKVKGISR, from the coding sequence ATGGATAAGAGAAAAACCTTGGCAATGGATACTCATACATCAAAGATTTTAATAACTTTTCTTGCTATTTTCCTTTTATATTGTGAAGAAAAAAAAGTTAAAGAAATAAAACTAGTCGAAAATCTGGAGGAAACCAAAAAAGTCAAAATTGTTGAGTATAAAGAAAAAGAAAAAACCTTTGAACTTTACTCTGAGGATATAATAACAAAAGAGAACGTAATTAGGGCTAAGGATGTTGAAATTGTTGTGTATAACAAAGGTTTAAAAACTTTGTTAATAAAATCTAATTTTGCAATTTACAGGGAAAAAGAGGGAATTTTAATACTTGAAGATAACGTTAAAATTTGGAATTCAGAGGGAGACACCCTTTGGGCAAAGGAAATTATCTATGATTACGAGAAAGGAATTATAAAAAGTAATTCACCGTGTGAACTCTTTCAAAAAGGTAAACTCATAAAAGGTGAAGGTTTTGAAAGCAAAAAACCCTTCAAAAAGATTAAAATCCTCGGAAAAGTTAAAGGCATATCCCGATGA
- a CDS encoding lysophospholipid acyltransferase family protein → MKKLYKRVKRVVISFSILSLVKFFYYYPIKFYKALALFFYFFLSKFRKIGLKNLEILNFKKKILWKNFCFMTYCALRFIKLRKKSEDEIVNNVEVSNLQILIDKMDKKRGVFVFTLHFGFWEIIPIYFSLKGLKVCVIASKVYTDSINNFINNIRKKFNIEVFHPENAYALIKRLKKGYAAGILMDQKQGGKRSFVNFFGKKVEAPIGPLEIAYKLKPEVLLMRTLNLKDKDHIYIENFNLSYNLNYDLQCIYNKFEEWIREKPWQWILIHQRF, encoded by the coding sequence TTGAAAAAACTTTATAAGAGGGTAAAAAGAGTAGTTATCTCCTTTTCGATTCTTTCACTCGTTAAGTTCTTCTATTATTATCCCATTAAATTCTATAAGGCTTTAGCTCTCTTTTTTTATTTTTTTCTCTCAAAATTTAGAAAAATTGGACTTAAGAATCTAGAAATTCTAAATTTTAAAAAGAAAATTTTGTGGAAGAATTTCTGCTTTATGACCTATTGTGCTCTTAGATTCATAAAGTTAAGGAAAAAAAGTGAAGATGAAATAGTAAATAATGTAGAGGTTTCAAATCTCCAGATTTTAATTGATAAAATGGATAAAAAAAGGGGAGTATTTGTCTTTACGCTCCACTTTGGATTTTGGGAAATTATCCCAATTTACTTTTCTCTTAAGGGTCTTAAAGTCTGTGTAATAGCTTCAAAAGTCTATACAGACTCTATAAACAATTTTATTAACAATATAAGAAAAAAATTCAATATAGAAGTTTTTCATCCGGAAAACGCCTATGCTTTGATAAAAAGACTTAAAAAAGGCTATGCAGCTGGAATTTTGATGGATCAAAAGCAAGGTGGAAAAAGGAGCTTTGTTAATTTTTTTGGTAAAAAAGTCGAGGCTCCAATAGGTCCACTGGAAATTGCTTATAAACTAAAACCTGAGGTTTTATTAATGAGAACCCTAAACCTAAAAGATAAAGATCATATTTACATTGAAAACTTCAATTTGAGCTATAATTTGAATTATGACCTACAATGTATATATAACAAATTTGAAGAATGGATAAGAGAAAAACCTTGGCAATGGATACTCATACATCAAAGATTTTAA